A region of Paenibacillus sp. 37 DNA encodes the following proteins:
- a CDS encoding AraC family transcriptional regulator, which yields MSDQIHEQQNELATLIDRYSDKDGVHSTAIPSLFLIRESVVTEPIFRVNEPSFCIIVQGEKEVLLGQDRFRYGPGSYIVATVDLPVSGQVIQASSEAPYLAMKLEFTSSEILEVLNHSDFPARPRKTTRRAMFVSQAEPSLLDAVVRLARLLEDHSEDIPLLSPLFKKEILYKVLKGPHGIALEQATMEGSHTYRIRDVIEYIMNHSEQNFRVEELADLANMSTASLHRHFKEVTAMSPIQFQKQLRLQEARRLLLSKSTDAADVAFQVGYESPSQFSREYSRMFGFPPREDIKRLRGKTDETTTIS from the coding sequence ATGTCTGATCAAATACACGAACAACAGAACGAATTAGCCACACTCATTGACCGTTATTCTGACAAGGACGGGGTGCATTCTACTGCCATTCCCTCATTATTTTTAATCCGGGAATCCGTTGTCACTGAACCTATATTTAGAGTGAATGAACCATCCTTCTGCATTATCGTTCAGGGTGAGAAAGAAGTCCTACTGGGACAAGATCGTTTCCGGTATGGTCCAGGAAGTTATATCGTGGCAACCGTTGACTTGCCGGTTAGTGGACAAGTGATTCAAGCCTCGTCTGAGGCTCCCTATCTGGCCATGAAACTTGAATTCACATCCAGTGAGATTCTGGAGGTATTGAACCATTCCGATTTCCCAGCAAGACCGCGAAAAACGACGAGACGTGCGATGTTTGTCAGCCAAGCTGAGCCGTCTCTGCTGGATGCGGTCGTCAGGTTAGCCCGTTTGTTGGAAGATCATTCGGAAGATATCCCACTGCTCTCTCCTTTGTTCAAAAAGGAAATTCTCTATAAAGTTCTGAAGGGCCCACATGGGATTGCCTTGGAACAAGCTACCATGGAGGGCAGCCACACCTATCGAATCAGAGACGTTATTGAATATATTATGAATCATTCTGAGCAAAATTTTCGGGTTGAGGAATTGGCGGATTTGGCAAATATGAGTACTGCCTCGCTGCACAGACACTTTAAAGAAGTGACTGCCATGAGTCCGATTCAGTTTCAAAAACAACTTAGGCTGCAAGAAGCCCGCCGCTTGTTATTATCCAAGTCCACCGATGCAGCAGATGTAGCATTTCAGGTAGGTTACGAGAGCCCTTCCCAATTCAGTCGTGAATATTCTCGCATGTTTGGATTCCCACCCAGAGAAGACATTAAACGCCTGCGAGGTAAAACCGATGAGACGACTACCATCTCTTGA
- a CDS encoding NAD(P)-dependent alcohol dehydrogenase — MIIAKARAVDGPDQQFRSAEIKRRNLDTNDVLIEIKYAGICHSDIHTAHGEWGPVNYPLVPGHEIAGIVTDVGSGASKYKVGDRVGVGCMVDSCGECVNCRKGEEQYCLKGNIQTYAGVDKYGEPTQGGYSTHIVVVEDFVVRIPDNIALDAAAPLLCAGITTYSPLHHWGAGPGKKVAVVGMGGLGHMAVKIAHAMGAEVTVLSQSLSKKEDGLQFGADHYFATSEPETFEKLAGTFDLMINTVSANIDINAYFSLLTLDGTLVNVGAPPEPLAVNVFSLIGHRRSFAGSMIGGIRETQEMLDFCAEHDIAPNIEVISADQIDEAYKRVLASDVKYRFVIDIGTM; from the coding sequence TTGATTATAGCTAAAGCCAGAGCCGTTGACGGACCAGACCAACAATTCAGAAGTGCTGAAATTAAACGACGTAATCTGGATACTAATGATGTATTAATCGAGATTAAATATGCCGGTATTTGCCATTCTGACATCCATACTGCCCATGGTGAATGGGGTCCAGTGAATTATCCACTCGTTCCTGGCCACGAAATTGCCGGGATTGTAACCGATGTAGGTAGCGGAGCCTCAAAATATAAAGTTGGTGACCGAGTAGGAGTCGGATGTATGGTCGACTCTTGTGGTGAATGTGTTAACTGCCGCAAAGGTGAAGAGCAGTACTGTCTCAAAGGAAATATTCAAACTTACGCTGGAGTAGACAAATACGGTGAGCCTACGCAAGGTGGGTATTCAACTCATATTGTTGTCGTAGAAGATTTCGTCGTTCGCATCCCTGATAACATTGCACTTGATGCAGCTGCACCTTTGCTGTGTGCCGGTATTACGACATATTCACCACTTCATCATTGGGGAGCTGGCCCGGGTAAGAAAGTTGCCGTTGTAGGTATGGGCGGTCTTGGTCATATGGCTGTCAAAATTGCACATGCGATGGGTGCCGAAGTAACCGTTCTTTCCCAATCCTTGAGCAAAAAAGAAGATGGACTGCAATTTGGCGCAGATCACTACTTTGCCACAAGTGAACCGGAAACATTCGAGAAACTTGCAGGCACCTTTGATCTGATGATTAACACGGTAAGTGCGAATATTGACATTAACGCTTATTTCTCACTGCTCACGCTGGATGGTACACTCGTGAACGTGGGTGCTCCTCCAGAGCCTTTAGCTGTTAACGTATTTTCTCTTATCGGTCATCGCCGTTCATTCGCAGGTTCCATGATTGGTGGTATTCGTGAGACGCAAGAGATGCTTGATTTCTGTGCAGAACATGATATTGCGCCTAACATTGAGGTCATTTCCGCCGATCAGATTGACGAAGCCTACAAACGTGTATTGGCTTCCGACGTGAAATATCGCTTTGTTATTGATATCGGCACCATGTAA
- a CDS encoding iron chaperone — protein sequence METFAEFIARIDNPEHQARTEEVLNWITEKFPNLKQKIAWNQPMFTDHDTFIIGFSVSKQHLAVAPEKAGINRFSEEITQAGYDHTKELVRMKWKQEIDFSLLERMIEFNIKDKAECSTFWRK from the coding sequence ATGGAGACCTTTGCAGAATTTATAGCACGCATCGATAACCCGGAACACCAGGCACGAACGGAAGAAGTCTTGAACTGGATTACTGAAAAATTCCCGAATTTAAAGCAAAAAATAGCCTGGAACCAACCGATGTTTACTGACCATGATACCTTTATCATTGGCTTTAGTGTATCCAAGCAACACTTGGCTGTTGCTCCCGAAAAGGCAGGAATTAATCGTTTTTCGGAAGAGATCACACAGGCGGGTTATGATCACACCAAAGAGTTGGTGCGGATGAAGTGGAAACAGGAGATTGATTTTTCGTTACTTGAGAGAATGATTGAGTTCAATATAAAGGATAAGGCAGAATGTTCAACATTCTGGCGCAAATAA
- a CDS encoding aldo/keto reductase, whose translation MEYTKLGNTGVDVSRFCLGCMGFGDASKWVHEWVLNEENSRPVIKKALDLGINFFDTANVYSLGTSEEYLGRALKDYANRDEVVIATKVHGQMHKGPNGSGLSRKAILSEIDKSLKRLETDYVDLYIIHRWDYNTPIEETMEALHDVVKSGKVRYIGASAMFAWQFQKALHVAEKNGWTKFVSMQNHLNLIYREEEREMLPLCKEEKIGVTPYSPLASGRLTRDWSVSTLRSETDKVQKSKYNATSDADRLVVERVASIAEKYGVPRTHIALAWLLQKDTVVAPIIGATKISHLEDAVGALSVKLTSEDVSFLEEPYIPHHVVGAQ comes from the coding sequence ATGGAATATACAAAACTTGGTAACACAGGCGTGGACGTATCTCGATTTTGCTTGGGATGTATGGGATTTGGGGATGCCAGTAAATGGGTTCATGAATGGGTACTGAATGAAGAAAATTCTCGCCCTGTGATCAAAAAAGCGTTGGATTTAGGCATTAATTTCTTCGATACAGCTAATGTATACTCTCTGGGTACAAGCGAGGAATACCTTGGTCGGGCGTTAAAAGATTATGCAAATCGGGATGAGGTTGTCATTGCAACCAAAGTACACGGACAAATGCATAAAGGACCCAACGGTTCAGGGCTTTCCAGAAAAGCCATCCTGAGTGAGATTGATAAAAGCCTGAAACGATTGGAAACCGATTATGTGGATCTCTATATCATTCATCGTTGGGACTACAATACGCCTATTGAAGAAACCATGGAAGCCTTACATGATGTGGTGAAGTCCGGTAAAGTTAGATATATTGGGGCTTCAGCCATGTTCGCTTGGCAGTTCCAAAAAGCATTACATGTAGCAGAGAAAAATGGTTGGACCAAGTTTGTCTCCATGCAAAACCACTTGAATCTCATCTACCGTGAAGAGGAACGAGAAATGTTGCCTTTATGCAAGGAAGAGAAGATTGGTGTAACTCCCTACAGTCCCCTAGCTTCAGGCAGGTTAACCCGTGACTGGTCCGTATCAACACTTCGATCCGAGACAGACAAAGTTCAGAAATCCAAGTACAATGCGACTAGCGATGCGGATCGGCTTGTTGTTGAACGAGTTGCATCCATTGCAGAAAAATACGGTGTCCCTCGCACTCACATTGCACTTGCGTGGTTGCTGCAAAAAGACACTGTAGTAGCACCAATTATCGGTGCCACCAAAATATCGCATCTGGAAGATGCGGTAGGTGCTCTTTCTGTTAAGTTGACCTCAGAAGACGTCTCATTCCTTGAAGAGCCCTATATACCTCACCATGTTGTAGGTGCTCAATAA
- a CDS encoding MerR family transcriptional regulator — protein MTYSIGEVAKKLDLTVYTLRYYDKEGLMPFVERTTSGTRLFKDSDIDFLKIIQCLKLTGMPIKDIKDFIEWCSEGDSSLKQRYDMFTERKAIVEAQMEELRRTMEVIEHKRSYYETALEAGTEEIHKIKPMENAITN, from the coding sequence ATGACCTATTCAATCGGTGAAGTTGCCAAAAAATTAGACCTTACAGTATATACATTGCGTTACTACGACAAGGAAGGACTCATGCCTTTTGTGGAACGTACCACGAGTGGAACACGTTTGTTCAAAGACTCCGACATTGACTTTCTAAAGATCATCCAATGTCTGAAGCTGACCGGCATGCCTATTAAAGACATTAAGGACTTTATTGAATGGTGCTCTGAAGGGGACTCCTCGCTGAAGCAAAGATATGACATGTTTACGGAGCGAAAAGCTATTGTGGAAGCACAAATGGAGGAACTAAGAAGAACCATGGAAGTCATCGAGCACAAACGCTCCTATTACGAAACAGCTTTGGAGGCTGGAACCGAAGAGATTCATAAAATTAAACCGATGGAAAATGCTATCACCAATTGA
- a CDS encoding SDR family oxidoreductase yields MNISKQVAIVSGANRGLGKELALELLARGTKVYAGARNPESIDLPGAIPLQLDITDPQSVMAAAEVASDVTLLINNAGSATGASLLTGELNDIHLEFNTHVFGTLSMIRAFAPVIEKNGGGSILNILSALSWLSLGNSGAYSAAKSAQWGITNALRLELAPKNVSVAGLHVAFMDTDMTAGIDAPKTSPTDIAKIAIDSIEADLYEIIADDTSRNVQQGLAGGVAALYPQLFQK; encoded by the coding sequence ATGAATATTTCCAAACAAGTTGCTATTGTAAGTGGGGCTAATCGAGGGTTGGGCAAGGAACTTGCTCTTGAATTGCTGGCGCGGGGAACAAAAGTTTACGCTGGCGCAAGAAATCCTGAATCCATTGATCTGCCGGGGGCTATTCCACTGCAACTCGATATTACTGATCCACAATCTGTCATGGCTGCAGCTGAGGTAGCTAGTGATGTAACCCTTCTAATCAATAATGCTGGTTCCGCTACAGGTGCTTCTCTGCTCACAGGTGAGCTGAACGATATTCACTTGGAGTTCAATACACATGTATTCGGTACGCTTTCAATGATTCGTGCGTTTGCACCGGTGATAGAGAAGAATGGAGGCGGTTCGATACTGAATATCCTGTCTGCTCTATCTTGGCTCAGCCTTGGTAACTCAGGAGCATATTCAGCTGCAAAATCCGCTCAGTGGGGAATTACGAATGCATTACGTCTGGAATTAGCCCCTAAGAACGTTAGCGTTGCCGGATTGCACGTGGCGTTCATGGATACGGATATGACGGCAGGTATCGACGCACCAAAAACGAGCCCAACGGATATTGCCAAAATTGCAATAGATTCCATCGAAGCGGATCTCTACGAGATTATTGCTGATGATACCAGCCGGAATGTACAACAGGGTCTTGCTGGTGGTGTTGCTGCCCTTTACCCGCAATTGTTTCAAAAATAA
- a CDS encoding SDR family oxidoreductase, translating into MTQNDRFLVYGASGSQGGAVAQLLVQHGFEVRTITRNEETAKTLKEQNIEAFIGDLSDVEQLHAAHEGVSKVFLNLPVEFNPDKIRQYTKNAIDAAIQANVKLIVVNTGTYVPDPITHSKGIELKREVIHELQQSGLPYIIVEPIVYLENFLIPGILNNGVLAYPVPADKPISWISLNDAAQFHYYALTHSELAGSIIPAPGLEALTGAQLAEQFSAVLGEKISFMSLPFDHFEAAIQPLLGSETAAGLKGLYQWIDGHTDLLPRYQELDDNIKANLKLTKISDWIHQTMIK; encoded by the coding sequence ATGACACAGAATGATCGATTTTTAGTATATGGAGCATCGGGATCCCAAGGCGGCGCTGTCGCTCAATTACTCGTTCAACACGGTTTTGAGGTTCGCACGATTACTCGAAATGAGGAAACAGCCAAAACATTAAAGGAACAAAACATTGAAGCTTTCATCGGGGATCTATCAGATGTAGAACAGCTCCATGCGGCGCATGAAGGTGTAAGTAAAGTATTCCTAAACCTGCCGGTGGAGTTCAATCCGGATAAGATCAGACAATATACCAAAAATGCAATTGATGCTGCTATACAGGCAAACGTTAAATTGATTGTAGTTAACACGGGTACCTATGTTCCTGACCCTATCACCCATTCCAAAGGAATTGAATTGAAACGTGAAGTTATCCATGAATTGCAGCAAAGTGGTCTTCCATATATCATTGTGGAACCCATTGTATACTTGGAAAACTTCCTGATTCCCGGAATACTGAACAATGGCGTTTTGGCCTACCCGGTACCAGCAGACAAGCCGATCTCCTGGATTAGCTTAAACGATGCAGCTCAATTCCACTATTATGCCTTGACTCATTCGGAATTGGCAGGAAGCATTATCCCAGCACCGGGATTAGAAGCCCTGACAGGTGCACAATTAGCGGAACAATTCAGTGCTGTATTAGGTGAAAAGATCAGCTTCATGTCTCTACCTTTTGATCATTTTGAAGCAGCGATTCAGCCTTTGTTGGGAAGTGAGACAGCTGCAGGTCTTAAAGGATTGTACCAATGGATTGATGGGCATACAGATCTTCTTCCACGGTATCAAGAGTTGGATGATAACATCAAAGCCAATCTTAAATTAACCAAAATAAGCGATTGGATTCACCAAACAATGATTAAATAA
- a CDS encoding winged helix-turn-helix transcriptional regulator: MNIEPVEDRCPVEFAVNMIGGKWKLLIINRLILHSTIRFNELQKMLNPITHRTLTRQLRELEEAGLINRVTHPVVPPKVEYSLTEKGQSLTSILFQLGDWGSKHM, from the coding sequence ATGAATATAGAACCTGTGGAGGACCGTTGTCCTGTTGAGTTTGCAGTCAATATGATTGGTGGGAAATGGAAGCTATTAATTATAAATCGGCTCATCCTCCATTCAACAATTCGATTCAATGAATTGCAAAAAATGCTTAACCCCATTACGCATCGCACGTTAACCAGGCAATTACGAGAACTTGAAGAAGCTGGTTTGATAAACCGTGTTACCCACCCTGTAGTTCCACCTAAAGTCGAATATTCCCTTACAGAAAAAGGACAAAGCCTGACTTCGATCTTGTTTCAGCTAGGTGATTGGGGATCAAAACATATGTAA
- a CDS encoding NADH:flavin oxidoreductase/NADH oxidase: protein MTDLFSPYSFKSLELKNRVVMAPMCQYSVEQKDGIATDWHYMHYVSRAVGGTGLIIIEMTDVEPDGRISDFDLGLWSDEQIPALKRIVDACHSYGAKVAIQIAHAGRKAEDAEVPVAPSAIAFDENSKQPRALTTDEVKGMVEKFRSAVARAVKAGFDAIELHGAHGYLIHQFHSPLTNKREDEYGQDLTLFGRKIIQAAKAEMPKDMPLMMRISAKEYVEGGYGINESSEFAKAYKEAGVDVFDISSGGEGPIAAWGRPGTHAAYQVPLAKAIKEALDVPVIAVGRLDDPTLANAVIGNEEADLVAVGRGLLRNPYWALEAASALRKTTDVPKQYTTGF, encoded by the coding sequence ATGACAGATTTGTTTAGTCCATATTCTTTTAAAAGCCTAGAGCTTAAAAACCGTGTCGTAATGGCTCCAATGTGCCAATATTCAGTTGAGCAAAAAGATGGTATAGCAACCGATTGGCATTACATGCACTACGTTAGTCGTGCTGTGGGAGGAACAGGTCTCATTATCATTGAAATGACAGATGTGGAGCCGGATGGCCGCATTTCGGACTTTGATCTTGGGTTATGGTCAGATGAACAGATCCCAGCTCTGAAGCGGATCGTAGATGCGTGTCACAGTTATGGTGCCAAGGTCGCTATACAGATTGCGCATGCGGGCCGCAAAGCAGAAGATGCTGAGGTTCCAGTAGCACCTTCCGCGATCGCCTTTGATGAGAATTCCAAGCAACCAAGAGCGCTCACAACGGACGAAGTAAAAGGAATGGTTGAGAAATTCCGTAGTGCAGTAGCGCGTGCTGTGAAAGCTGGTTTTGATGCGATTGAGCTTCATGGTGCACATGGATATCTGATTCATCAGTTCCATTCTCCACTTACAAACAAGCGAGAAGACGAATATGGCCAAGATTTAACGTTATTCGGCCGGAAGATCATTCAGGCTGCAAAGGCAGAGATGCCGAAAGATATGCCTTTGATGATGCGTATTTCAGCTAAAGAATATGTAGAAGGTGGCTATGGCATTAACGAAAGTTCCGAGTTTGCCAAGGCTTATAAAGAGGCAGGTGTTGACGTATTTGACATCTCATCTGGTGGCGAGGGACCTATTGCTGCATGGGGCAGACCAGGGACTCACGCGGCGTATCAAGTACCTCTGGCTAAAGCAATCAAAGAAGCTCTTGATGTACCCGTGATTGCTGTTGGAAGACTCGATGATCCTACGTTGGCGAATGCAGTCATCGGAAATGAAGAAGCTGATCTCGTTGCGGTTGGAAGAGGTCTGTTAAGAAATCCTTACTGGGCTTTGGAAGCTGCGTCTGCTTTGCGCAAGACAACAGACGTTCCAAAACAATATACGACTGGTTTTTAA
- a CDS encoding TetR/AcrR family transcriptional regulator: protein MARSKEFEVNEVLDKAMKIFWEQGYEKTSMSDLVEHMGIHRRSIYDTFDDKHSLFLQAIDRYRGKVSATLLAEIKASKTAVEALHKIFDVMIREAEETPSGCLIVNSAVELGARDEEVDNRSLESFNDTELMFEQIIQWGQRDGEFASDHDAKEMAEYLHNISVGIRAMARTSTDKEKLNRIINVSMKILEKK from the coding sequence ATGGCTAGAAGTAAAGAGTTTGAAGTGAACGAAGTATTGGATAAAGCAATGAAGATCTTCTGGGAACAAGGTTACGAGAAAACGTCGATGAGTGACCTGGTTGAGCATATGGGAATTCATCGCAGGAGTATATATGATACATTTGACGACAAACATTCGCTGTTCTTGCAGGCAATCGATCGTTACAGAGGTAAGGTCAGCGCCACATTACTTGCAGAAATCAAGGCATCCAAGACGGCAGTGGAAGCACTGCATAAAATTTTCGATGTTATGATCCGTGAAGCAGAGGAGACACCATCGGGTTGTTTGATCGTGAACTCGGCTGTGGAGCTAGGCGCGCGTGATGAAGAAGTGGACAACCGATCCCTTGAATCATTTAACGACACAGAGCTGATGTTCGAGCAGATTATTCAATGGGGACAACGGGACGGAGAATTCGCCTCAGACCATGATGCGAAGGAAATGGCAGAGTACCTGCACAATATTTCTGTCGGCATTAGAGCCATGGCAAGAACCTCGACGGATAAGGAAAAATTAAATCGCATTATCAATGTATCGATGAAAATTTTGGAGAAAAAATGA
- a CDS encoding HIT family protein → MEKYERSGMRKMTVSFSHQPEGYECPFCRIWGIERPDQGTKQRDIIYQNEKVTAFIAGKWWPNNKGHVLIVPNQHFENIFELPADYAVEIHHAAQLTAFAMKSTYGCDGISTRQHNEPAGNQDVWHYHLHVYPRYVNDQLYLYNGSQSDPDERAFYADQLRSWIKENI, encoded by the coding sequence TTGGAAAAATATGAAAGGAGTGGGATGAGAAAGATGACAGTATCATTTTCACATCAGCCTGAAGGGTACGAATGTCCATTTTGTCGTATTTGGGGTATTGAGCGACCTGATCAGGGAACAAAACAAAGGGATATCATCTATCAGAATGAAAAGGTAACGGCATTTATAGCAGGCAAATGGTGGCCAAACAATAAAGGACATGTTCTTATTGTTCCGAATCAACATTTCGAGAACATCTTTGAACTCCCTGCGGATTACGCTGTTGAAATTCACCACGCGGCTCAGCTTACAGCATTTGCAATGAAAAGTACATATGGATGTGATGGGATTTCGACACGGCAACATAATGAACCTGCTGGCAATCAAGACGTGTGGCATTATCATCTGCATGTTTACCCTAGATACGTGAATGATCAACTTTATCTGTATAATGGTTCTCAATCCGATCCTGATGAACGTGCTTTCTATGCTGATCAGTTGCGTTCTTGGATAAAGGAAAACATTTAA
- the helD gene encoding RNA polymerase recycling motor HelD: MDKTVEWKLEEERLVQVRNKLQARLDELEPKVAGLHEQAAEIRKRFWEEVTINTGSYTDFEDAFYTINQQSRVLAERERGHKLLTQQWKNTKRLLPTPYFGRFDYKEKGMTLTEQIYIGVSSFMDEDGLNFLIYDWRTPIASLYYDHSPGPASYDTPSGRIDGKMELKRQFQIQHGQLHSMFDSTETIGDELLQQVLAKGADSQMKSIVATIQKEQNAIIRDDRSRMLIVQGAAGSGKTSAALQRVAYLLYKHRQTVKADQIVLFSPNPMFTSYISTVLPELGEENMQQTTFQEYLNYWLDSSLRPEDAFDQIEYVLTAQNDPGYEARLEAIKYKASETFLQVLQNYGKWLGREGMRFNGIQFRGREFITADRIKTQFYSLDQNLTLSNRILLLQEWLLRELVSLERLEREADWVQEELNYLDTDEYVEAFRMLHKEKPVFDVAEKYAARDNGNNSAEQDEGAFNFGVREEELLRQKLVKDMFKPLRKSVRKFQFVDVKGIYEQLFVDEAAYREQTNGAIPPQHWPEICKQTKAMILQNKLFHEDATPYLYVKEMIEGVRTNTEIRYVFVDEGQDYSAFQYEYLKKLFPRARMTVLGDFGQAIFMQATDLAASNSPLVHLYGEADTTLIRLVRSYRSTKEIVEFTRQMLPGGEEIRPFERGDQKPLLTGLKDEKQRGAQIIADIAALKAEGFDSIAVITKTAAESRDAYERLQSQGGEGLQLITKDTQIFEKGIMVIPVYLAKGVEFDAVLVYDASPVDYSQEYDRKLLYTACTRAMHRLHLYTVSDWSPFVQALPANLYDIKS; encoded by the coding sequence ATGGATAAAACAGTGGAATGGAAGTTGGAAGAGGAACGACTAGTGCAGGTGAGGAACAAACTTCAGGCACGACTCGACGAATTAGAACCGAAGGTTGCAGGACTGCATGAACAGGCTGCCGAAATTCGTAAACGCTTTTGGGAAGAAGTGACGATTAATACGGGTTCGTACACGGATTTTGAAGATGCATTTTATACCATTAATCAGCAGTCCAGAGTGTTGGCCGAGAGGGAGCGCGGGCACAAGCTGTTAACACAACAATGGAAAAATACAAAGAGACTGCTTCCAACGCCGTATTTTGGCCGTTTCGACTATAAGGAAAAAGGCATGACATTGACGGAACAGATCTACATCGGCGTATCATCCTTCATGGATGAAGATGGATTGAACTTTCTAATCTATGACTGGCGTACGCCAATTGCGAGTCTGTACTATGATCACTCTCCCGGACCAGCTAGTTATGACACACCTTCAGGACGAATCGACGGAAAGATGGAGCTCAAGCGTCAATTCCAGATTCAACATGGGCAGCTTCATAGCATGTTTGATTCAACTGAGACGATTGGTGACGAATTGTTGCAGCAAGTGCTCGCCAAGGGTGCAGACTCACAAATGAAGAGCATTGTAGCAACAATCCAGAAGGAACAAAACGCCATTATCCGTGATGACCGAAGCCGAATGCTTATCGTTCAAGGGGCAGCTGGCAGTGGCAAGACGTCAGCTGCGTTACAGCGAGTGGCCTACTTACTATACAAACACCGCCAGACCGTCAAAGCAGATCAGATTGTGCTTTTCTCGCCGAATCCGATGTTTACCAGTTATATTTCCACCGTGCTTCCGGAACTTGGCGAAGAGAACATGCAGCAGACAACTTTCCAGGAATATCTGAATTATTGGTTGGATTCCTCCTTACGACCAGAGGATGCCTTTGATCAGATTGAATATGTGCTGACAGCTCAGAATGATCCGGGATATGAAGCTCGTCTGGAGGCGATTAAGTACAAAGCTTCCGAGACATTCCTGCAAGTGCTCCAAAACTACGGTAAGTGGTTAGGAAGAGAGGGGATGCGGTTTAACGGGATTCAATTTCGGGGACGTGAATTCATCACTGCGGACCGAATTAAGACTCAATTTTACAGTTTGGATCAAAATCTTACCTTGTCCAACCGTATTCTTCTTTTGCAGGAATGGTTGTTGAGAGAACTTGTCTCGCTGGAACGTCTGGAACGGGAAGCAGACTGGGTTCAGGAGGAATTGAATTATCTGGACACGGATGAGTATGTGGAAGCTTTCCGCATGTTGCACAAAGAAAAGCCTGTGTTCGATGTAGCGGAAAAATACGCAGCACGAGATAACGGTAATAACAGCGCAGAGCAAGATGAGGGTGCCTTTAACTTTGGAGTGCGGGAAGAGGAGTTGCTTCGTCAGAAACTGGTGAAAGATATGTTTAAACCTTTAAGAAAGAGTGTGCGGAAATTCCAGTTCGTGGATGTGAAAGGGATATACGAACAACTATTTGTAGATGAAGCCGCTTATCGGGAACAAACGAATGGGGCAATCCCCCCACAGCACTGGCCTGAGATTTGTAAACAGACCAAGGCCATGATCCTTCAGAACAAGCTGTTCCATGAGGATGCTACTCCGTATTTATATGTAAAAGAGATGATCGAAGGCGTCCGGACGAACACAGAGATTCGTTATGTCTTTGTCGATGAAGGCCAGGATTATTCGGCGTTTCAATACGAATATCTGAAGAAACTGTTTCCTCGTGCTCGCATGACAGTGCTGGGGGATTTCGGGCAAGCGATTTTTATGCAGGCTACGGATTTGGCAGCATCCAACTCGCCACTAGTTCACCTTTACGGAGAAGCCGATACTACATTGATACGGCTCGTACGCAGTTATCGCTCAACCAAAGAGATTGTTGAATTCACGAGACAGATGTTACCAGGTGGAGAAGAGATCAGACCCTTTGAAAGGGGAGATCAGAAGCCTCTTTTAACAGGATTGAAGGACGAAAAGCAGCGTGGTGCGCAGATTATCGCAGACATTGCCGCGCTTAAGGCAGAGGGGTTTGATTCCATCGCTGTGATTACGAAGACCGCGGCTGAAAGCCGTGACGCCTATGAAAGGTTGCAAAGTCAAGGCGGCGAAGGGTTGCAGCTCATAACAAAGGACACACAGATTTTCGAAAAAGGAATCATGGTTATTCCTGTGTACCTCGCGAAAGGCGTTGAGTTCGATGCTGTCCTGGTCTATGATGCTTCACCCGTTGATTACAGCCAGGAATATGATCGCAAGCTTCTGTATACGGCATGTACACGGGCCATGCACCGACTTCATCTATATACAGTGAGTGACTGGTCACCATTTGTGCAGGCGTTACCTGCGAATCTGTATGACATAAAATCATAA